From one Perca fluviatilis chromosome 10, GENO_Pfluv_1.0, whole genome shotgun sequence genomic stretch:
- the clcf1 gene encoding uncharacterized protein clcf1, whose product MKRFCGVNQHQLVLLLAAAMATALDPSHNLASERSSIESTYELTKYLEYQLKEIKDIYLTYLGPPFNEKDFSPPRPNSTALSLPSAATRLELWHGLENQARLAQNQKAYSVLLAAVRELARSTLCPALKTSLLHFCTGLDGLLGSISALMTTLGYALPPPSANMESNAGELQYPQRGAGGDRPAPLMSQSLYRSRAGTRTESGQRNNQRRSRTRVVRGEREDGVTVGLVEKRRGKEVRRVEATAAGERSGGSTEKGRRERGRRGRREEPEIGKWTASEEERVAEEEEEELEREGGAERWGRRRLLSINEDVEEKERQPEPRVEVSYPGTRGSSSLQQPTIQTNNNNNNQYSYNMNSHHINTLRKEDGFIVEGSRGLMLEKEKQTEMEATSSSSTFHLQHRPRRSLLSPTLQAPLSTLSLLYQFGAGEEHTLLSQPVPLSLQRGTSLLSPPLTPLLSSTSSASSSHLSVRPTMNDFAKKVEGFWILRELQSWLWRSAKDFNRLKKRLRG is encoded by the exons TCAATCAACATCAGCTCGTCTTGCTATTGGCTGCTGCCATGGCAACAGCCCTGGATCCTTCACACAACCTGGCAAGTGAGAGGAGTTCGATAGAAAGCACGTACGAGCTGACCAAATACCTGGAGTATCAGCTCAAGGAAATCAAAGACATATAT CTGACCTACCTAGGCCCCCCATTCAATGAGAAAGACTTCTCCCCTCCTCGACCCAACAGTACCGCTCTGTCCCTGCCCAGCGCCGCCACCCGCCTGGAGCTGTGGCACGGCCTGGAGAACCAAGCTCGGCTCGCCCAGAACCAGAAGGCCTACTCTGTCCTGCTGGCGGCCGTCAGGGAGTTGGCCCGCTCCACCCTCTGCCCCGCCCTCAAGACATCCCTACTGCACTTTTGCACAGGCCTGGATGGGCTGCTGGGCTCCATATCCGCACTGATGACCACCCTTGGTTACGCACTTCCTCCACCATCTGCAAACATGGAAAGTAATGCTGGAGAGCTGCAGTACCCTCAGAGGGGGGCAGGGGGCGACCGACCTGCTCCACTGATGAGCCAGAGCCTTTACAGGTCCAGAGCCGGGACGAGGACAGAGTCCGGTCAGCGTAACAACCAAAGAAGAAGCAGGACAAGGGTGgtcagaggagagagggaggacggCGTCACCGTAGGCCTGGTGGAAAAAAGGAGAGGGAAAGAAGTTAGGAGAGTGGAGGCGACCGCAGCTGGAGAAAGGAGTGGCGGATCAACGGAGaagggaagaagagaaagaggaaggcgAGGGAGGAGGGAAGAGCCGGAGATTGGAAAATGGACTGCCAGTGAAGAAGAGAGAGTAgcggaggaagaagaggaggagctgGAGCGAGAGGGAGGGGCGGAGAGATGGGGAAGGAGAAGGTTATTGAGTATCAACGAGGATGttgaggagaaggagaggcagCCTGAACCCAGGGTAGAAGTGTCATACCCGGGCACAAGAGGCTCCAGCTCCCTTCAGCAACCGACCATccaaaccaacaacaacaacaacaatcagtACAGCTACAACATGAACTCACATCACATAAACACACTCAGAAAAGAAGATGGATTTATTGTAGAGGGAAGCAGAGGGTTAATGTTGGAGAAGGAGAAGCAAACAGAAATGGAAGctacctcctcttcctccactttCCATCTTCAGCATCGGCCTCGTCgctccctcctctcccctacCCTCCAAGCTCCTCTGTCAACCCTCTCCCTGCTCTACCAGTTCGGAGCGGGTGAGGAGCACACCCTCCTCTCCCAGCCCGTCCCTCTGTCTTTACAAAGGGGCACCTCCCTCCTTTCACCTCCCCTGACTCCGCTCctttcctccacctcctctgccTCTTCTTCGCATTTGTCAGTGCGGCCGACGATGAACGACTTTGCCAAAAAGGTGGAGGGGTTTTGGATATTGAGAGAGCTGCAGAGTTGGCTGTGGCGGTCGGCGAAGGACTTTAACCGCCTCAAGAAGAGACTCAGAGGCTGA